One stretch of Equus przewalskii isolate Varuska chromosome 9, EquPr2, whole genome shotgun sequence DNA includes these proteins:
- the LOC103553607 gene encoding zinc finger protein 548 isoform X1, translating to MEKRASEAPGGYRGDGAEKRDRRRCLRCAEAAVRPDRAGGGAAALVPVPPVRWSVAEAAPMASPEGPRAEAEMILDPSQGPVIFEDVAIYFSQDEWGLLDEAQRLLYHAVMMENFALLSSVGSWHGAQDEEAPSEQGVSVGVSQVSTPKPGPSFQKARPCEMCRPLWKDILHLAEHNEMYPDQGLYVCGANLYQHQKEQSGDKLSRRDEGRASFVMKSNVHMTERTLTCSEGEKNFEADTGFLLHLNPHSWGKPHRDTECRETFESGQNDYKCTQCGKAFSQKQILVNHEKIHIGLRPYECNKCGMAFLRKSHLVRHQKIHTGERPFKCSECGKFFRYSSTLMSHQRVHTRLSPYECSKCGEFFKYNANFMKHQRIHNGDRSYECRECGKFFRYNYRLIRHERVHTGERPYECRECGKFFRYSSTFIRHQRVHTGERPYECHECGKLFRYNSTLIKHQRVHTGERPYECSECGKFFRYTSTLIRHQRVHTVERPYKCSLCGEFFIYKSKLIKHWRNHTGERSYECSECGKAFRYHCRLIRHQRVHTGERPYECSECGKFFRYNSNLIKHWRNHTGERPYECSECGKAFSHRHILVEHQKIHTGERPYECSKCQKAFIRKSHLVHHQKIHNEDRLMAL from the exons atggaaaaaag GGCGTCGGAGGCGCCTGGTGGGTACCGAGGTGACGGAGCCGAAAAGCGCGACAGGAGACGTTGTCTCCGCTGCGCAGAGGCGGCTGTGAGGCCCGACAGAGCCGGTGGGGGCGCGGCGGCCCTGGTCCCGGTCCCGCCCGTCCGCTGGTCGGTGGCTGAGGCCGCGCCGATGGCGTCGCCTGAG GGTCCCAGGGCAGAGGCAGAAATGATTTTGGACCCTTCACAG GGCCCTGTGATCTTTGAGGATGTGGCCATATATTTCTCCCAGGATGAGTGGGGCCTCCTTGATGAAGCCCAGAGACTCTTGTACCATGCTGTGATGATGGAGAACTTTGCACTTTTGTCCTCCGTAG GTAGTTGGCATGGAGCCCAGGATGAGGAGGCACCTTCAGAGCAAGGTGTTTCCGTGGGAGTGTCACAGGTCAGCACTCCAAAGCCAGGTCCATCCTTCCAGAAGGCCCGGCCCTGTGAGATGTGTCGCCCACTCTGGAAAGACATTTTGCACCTGGCTGAGCACAATGAAATGTACCCTGATCAAGGGCTATACGTTTGTGGGGCAAATCTTTACCAGCACCAAAAGGAGCAGTCTGGAGACAAACTTTCCAGAAGGGATGAGGGGAGGGCTTCATTTGTGATGAAGAGCAATGTTCACATGACAGAGAGGACCTTGACATGCAGTGAAGGTGAGAAGAACTTCGAAGCTGACACAGGCTTTCTTCTACACCTGAACCCTCACAGTTGGGGGAAGCCACACAGGGACACTGAGTGCAGGGAGACCTTTGAAAGTGGACAAAATGATTATAAGTGCACtcaatgtgggaaagctttcagccAAAAACAAATACTTGTTAACCATGAGAAAATCCACATTGGATTAAGGCCTTATGAATGCAACAAATGTGGGATGGCCTTCCTTAGAAAGTCCCATCTTGTTCGACACCAGAAAATCCACACTGGAGAAAGACCTTTtaagtgcagtgaatgtgggaaattctttaGATACAGCTCCACACTCATGAGTCACCAGAGAGTTCACACTAGATTAAGCCCTTACGAGTGCAGCAAATGTGGGGAATTCTTTAAGTACAATGCCAACTTCATgaaacatcagagaattcacaatGGAGACAGGTCTTATGAGTGCAGAGAATGTGGAAAATTCTTTAGGTACAACTACAGACTGATAAGACATgagagagttcacactggagaaaggccttatgagtgcagaGAATGTGGGAAATTTTTTAGGTACAGCTCCACATTCATTAGacatcagagagttcacactggagaaaggccttatgagtgccaTGAATGTGGGAAATTATTTAGGTACAATTCCACACTCATTAAacatcagagagttcacactggagaaaggccttatgagtgtaGTGAATGTGGGAAGTTCTTCAGGTACACCTCTACACTCATTAGACATCAAAGAGTTCACACTGTAGAAAGGCCTTATAAGTGCAGCTTATGTGGGGAATTCTTTATATACAAGTCCAAGCTCATTAAACATTGGAGAAATCACACTGGAGAAAGGTCTTATGAATGCAgcgaatgtgggaaagcctttaggTACCACTGCAGACTCATTAGacatcagagagttcacactggagaaaggccttatgaatgcagtgaatgtgggaaattctttCGGTACAACTCCAATCTCATTAAACATTGGAGAAATCACACTGGAGAGAGGCCTTATGAGTGCAgcgaatgtgggaaagcctttagccACAGACATATACTTGTTGAGCATCAGAAAATCCatactggagaaaggccttatgaatGTAGCAAGTGTCAGAAGGCCTTCATTAGAAAGTCCCACCTTGTTCATCACCAGAAAATTCACAATGAAGACAGGCTCATGGCATTGTGA
- the LOC103553607 gene encoding zinc finger protein 548 isoform X2 — translation MASPEGPRAEAEMILDPSQGPVIFEDVAIYFSQDEWGLLDEAQRLLYHAVMMENFALLSSVGSWHGAQDEEAPSEQGVSVGVSQVSTPKPGPSFQKARPCEMCRPLWKDILHLAEHNEMYPDQGLYVCGANLYQHQKEQSGDKLSRRDEGRASFVMKSNVHMTERTLTCSEGEKNFEADTGFLLHLNPHSWGKPHRDTECRETFESGQNDYKCTQCGKAFSQKQILVNHEKIHIGLRPYECNKCGMAFLRKSHLVRHQKIHTGERPFKCSECGKFFRYSSTLMSHQRVHTRLSPYECSKCGEFFKYNANFMKHQRIHNGDRSYECRECGKFFRYNYRLIRHERVHTGERPYECRECGKFFRYSSTFIRHQRVHTGERPYECHECGKLFRYNSTLIKHQRVHTGERPYECSECGKFFRYTSTLIRHQRVHTVERPYKCSLCGEFFIYKSKLIKHWRNHTGERSYECSECGKAFRYHCRLIRHQRVHTGERPYECSECGKFFRYNSNLIKHWRNHTGERPYECSECGKAFSHRHILVEHQKIHTGERPYECSKCQKAFIRKSHLVHHQKIHNEDRLMAL, via the exons ATGGCGTCGCCTGAG GGTCCCAGGGCAGAGGCAGAAATGATTTTGGACCCTTCACAG GGCCCTGTGATCTTTGAGGATGTGGCCATATATTTCTCCCAGGATGAGTGGGGCCTCCTTGATGAAGCCCAGAGACTCTTGTACCATGCTGTGATGATGGAGAACTTTGCACTTTTGTCCTCCGTAG GTAGTTGGCATGGAGCCCAGGATGAGGAGGCACCTTCAGAGCAAGGTGTTTCCGTGGGAGTGTCACAGGTCAGCACTCCAAAGCCAGGTCCATCCTTCCAGAAGGCCCGGCCCTGTGAGATGTGTCGCCCACTCTGGAAAGACATTTTGCACCTGGCTGAGCACAATGAAATGTACCCTGATCAAGGGCTATACGTTTGTGGGGCAAATCTTTACCAGCACCAAAAGGAGCAGTCTGGAGACAAACTTTCCAGAAGGGATGAGGGGAGGGCTTCATTTGTGATGAAGAGCAATGTTCACATGACAGAGAGGACCTTGACATGCAGTGAAGGTGAGAAGAACTTCGAAGCTGACACAGGCTTTCTTCTACACCTGAACCCTCACAGTTGGGGGAAGCCACACAGGGACACTGAGTGCAGGGAGACCTTTGAAAGTGGACAAAATGATTATAAGTGCACtcaatgtgggaaagctttcagccAAAAACAAATACTTGTTAACCATGAGAAAATCCACATTGGATTAAGGCCTTATGAATGCAACAAATGTGGGATGGCCTTCCTTAGAAAGTCCCATCTTGTTCGACACCAGAAAATCCACACTGGAGAAAGACCTTTtaagtgcagtgaatgtgggaaattctttaGATACAGCTCCACACTCATGAGTCACCAGAGAGTTCACACTAGATTAAGCCCTTACGAGTGCAGCAAATGTGGGGAATTCTTTAAGTACAATGCCAACTTCATgaaacatcagagaattcacaatGGAGACAGGTCTTATGAGTGCAGAGAATGTGGAAAATTCTTTAGGTACAACTACAGACTGATAAGACATgagagagttcacactggagaaaggccttatgagtgcagaGAATGTGGGAAATTTTTTAGGTACAGCTCCACATTCATTAGacatcagagagttcacactggagaaaggccttatgagtgccaTGAATGTGGGAAATTATTTAGGTACAATTCCACACTCATTAAacatcagagagttcacactggagaaaggccttatgagtgtaGTGAATGTGGGAAGTTCTTCAGGTACACCTCTACACTCATTAGACATCAAAGAGTTCACACTGTAGAAAGGCCTTATAAGTGCAGCTTATGTGGGGAATTCTTTATATACAAGTCCAAGCTCATTAAACATTGGAGAAATCACACTGGAGAAAGGTCTTATGAATGCAgcgaatgtgggaaagcctttaggTACCACTGCAGACTCATTAGacatcagagagttcacactggagaaaggccttatgaatgcagtgaatgtgggaaattctttCGGTACAACTCCAATCTCATTAAACATTGGAGAAATCACACTGGAGAGAGGCCTTATGAGTGCAgcgaatgtgggaaagcctttagccACAGACATATACTTGTTGAGCATCAGAAAATCCatactggagaaaggccttatgaatGTAGCAAGTGTCAGAAGGCCTTCATTAGAAAGTCCCACCTTGTTCATCACCAGAAAATTCACAATGAAGACAGGCTCATGGCATTGTGA
- the LOC103553607 gene encoding zinc finger protein 548 isoform X3, translated as MASLFLQGPRAEAEMILDPSQGPVIFEDVAIYFSQDEWGLLDEAQRLLYHAVMMENFALLSSVGSWHGAQDEEAPSEQGVSVGVSQVSTPKPGPSFQKARPCEMCRPLWKDILHLAEHNEMYPDQGLYVCGANLYQHQKEQSGDKLSRRDEGRASFVMKSNVHMTERTLTCSEGEKNFEADTGFLLHLNPHSWGKPHRDTECRETFESGQNDYKCTQCGKAFSQKQILVNHEKIHIGLRPYECNKCGMAFLRKSHLVRHQKIHTGERPFKCSECGKFFRYSSTLMSHQRVHTRLSPYECSKCGEFFKYNANFMKHQRIHNGDRSYECRECGKFFRYNYRLIRHERVHTGERPYECRECGKFFRYSSTFIRHQRVHTGERPYECHECGKLFRYNSTLIKHQRVHTGERPYECSECGKFFRYTSTLIRHQRVHTVERPYKCSLCGEFFIYKSKLIKHWRNHTGERSYECSECGKAFRYHCRLIRHQRVHTGERPYECSECGKFFRYNSNLIKHWRNHTGERPYECSECGKAFSHRHILVEHQKIHTGERPYECSKCQKAFIRKSHLVHHQKIHNEDRLMAFAVNVEKSLGATPAPLHIRDFTMEKDLMSAANMGICSAKTSTSFSTKKFTSGRVLQRGKDFRQMSALIYTWELL; from the exons ATGGCCTCCCTCTTCCTACAGGGTCCCAGGGCAGAGGCAGAAATGATTTTGGACCCTTCACAG GGCCCTGTGATCTTTGAGGATGTGGCCATATATTTCTCCCAGGATGAGTGGGGCCTCCTTGATGAAGCCCAGAGACTCTTGTACCATGCTGTGATGATGGAGAACTTTGCACTTTTGTCCTCCGTAG GTAGTTGGCATGGAGCCCAGGATGAGGAGGCACCTTCAGAGCAAGGTGTTTCCGTGGGAGTGTCACAGGTCAGCACTCCAAAGCCAGGTCCATCCTTCCAGAAGGCCCGGCCCTGTGAGATGTGTCGCCCACTCTGGAAAGACATTTTGCACCTGGCTGAGCACAATGAAATGTACCCTGATCAAGGGCTATACGTTTGTGGGGCAAATCTTTACCAGCACCAAAAGGAGCAGTCTGGAGACAAACTTTCCAGAAGGGATGAGGGGAGGGCTTCATTTGTGATGAAGAGCAATGTTCACATGACAGAGAGGACCTTGACATGCAGTGAAGGTGAGAAGAACTTCGAAGCTGACACAGGCTTTCTTCTACACCTGAACCCTCACAGTTGGGGGAAGCCACACAGGGACACTGAGTGCAGGGAGACCTTTGAAAGTGGACAAAATGATTATAAGTGCACtcaatgtgggaaagctttcagccAAAAACAAATACTTGTTAACCATGAGAAAATCCACATTGGATTAAGGCCTTATGAATGCAACAAATGTGGGATGGCCTTCCTTAGAAAGTCCCATCTTGTTCGACACCAGAAAATCCACACTGGAGAAAGACCTTTtaagtgcagtgaatgtgggaaattctttaGATACAGCTCCACACTCATGAGTCACCAGAGAGTTCACACTAGATTAAGCCCTTACGAGTGCAGCAAATGTGGGGAATTCTTTAAGTACAATGCCAACTTCATgaaacatcagagaattcacaatGGAGACAGGTCTTATGAGTGCAGAGAATGTGGAAAATTCTTTAGGTACAACTACAGACTGATAAGACATgagagagttcacactggagaaaggccttatgagtgcagaGAATGTGGGAAATTTTTTAGGTACAGCTCCACATTCATTAGacatcagagagttcacactggagaaaggccttatgagtgccaTGAATGTGGGAAATTATTTAGGTACAATTCCACACTCATTAAacatcagagagttcacactggagaaaggccttatgagtgtaGTGAATGTGGGAAGTTCTTCAGGTACACCTCTACACTCATTAGACATCAAAGAGTTCACACTGTAGAAAGGCCTTATAAGTGCAGCTTATGTGGGGAATTCTTTATATACAAGTCCAAGCTCATTAAACATTGGAGAAATCACACTGGAGAAAGGTCTTATGAATGCAgcgaatgtgggaaagcctttaggTACCACTGCAGACTCATTAGacatcagagagttcacactggagaaaggccttatgaatgcagtgaatgtgggaaattctttCGGTACAACTCCAATCTCATTAAACATTGGAGAAATCACACTGGAGAGAGGCCTTATGAGTGCAgcgaatgtgggaaagcctttagccACAGACATATACTTGTTGAGCATCAGAAAATCCatactggagaaaggccttatgaatGTAGCAAGTGTCAGAAGGCCTTCATTAGAAAGTCCCACCTTGTTCATCACCAGAAAATTCACAATGAAGACAGGCTCATGGCATT tgcagtgaatgtggaaaagTCTTTAGGTGCAACTCCAGCCCCATTACACATCAGAGATTTCACAATGGAGAAAGACCTTATGAGTGCAGCAAATATGGGCATATGTTCAGCCAAAACTTCCACATCATTCAGCACCAAAAAGTTCACATCAGGAAGAGTATTGCAAAGGGGTAAAGACTTCAGACAAATGTCTGCTCTAATTTATACCTGGGAGCTACTGTAA